CTCCGATGCGGGGCCGTCCCCGAAAAAAACGCAACTGACAGGTCGTCCCGCCAGAGATGTGAAGAGAGGCAAATTCTGCCCGCTACAGTTTAAAATTTCAACTTGATTGTGCCTGTTTACATTCCGCAAGTTAAAGCAAGAAATAGCCACTGTTCGCTGCGGAATTCCAGCATTTACCCACCTTATGTACCCCCTATGATGAATCACTTTCCTGAATACAGGAAGTTGTGCGCCACCCTCTGACTGCGAAGAAAAATATGTTCAAGATTCTCGTGATTGACCGTTGTTACTTCACCCGCGTTGGGGTGGAGTCCTGGCTCAATCAACCCGATTTGTTCCCCGCCTCGTTCCTCGTCACCGGGTTGCATAATTTAATGCTGGCGAAAGAACATATTGTGCAGTGGCAGCCCGATCTGGTGATTGCCGACCTTCATGGTTTCAAAAATGAAATCCATCATATTCAACAGCTTGCTTCGCTATTTTCCGTCTGCAGCGACGCAAACCAGGTACTGCTGCTGGAATCGGGTACCGATGCGCAACTTTCCGGGTTCTATGCGCAATTTAAAATTTGCGCAACGCTGCAAAAAACAGAACCGCTGGAGAAACTGGCGCAGGTCATTGATGACATTGTGCTGGCGCGCCCGACGCGTTCAATTCCACAAATGGCGACGCCATTACTGACTAAACAGGAAGAAAAAGTGCTCACGCTATGGATGGAAGGGAAAAGTAACCAAAGCATCGCTGCCAGGCTCAGTATTAACGGCAAAACCGTTTATACCTACAAGCGTAATATTCGCATGAAACTCGGGATGGGAAATCGGTTTACGCCGTTCCTTTCACTGCCGGAAAATTCAAATTAGCGGTACGGCGTATGCCGTACCGGCAAGGATTACTGCTGCGCTTTGCTTGCTGCGCCGGAAATTGCGCTGCCGCCTTCAGAGATATCCTGACCGACGCCACGCGTGGTGTTACACGCTGTCAGAACGGATGAAAGGACCAATACAGAAAAGATCGCAGCAATTGTCTTCTTAACCATAATATCTTCCTTTTGTGACCAATATTATTCGTGTATAGCCACTTAAGCATAGACAAAATTCCGCAATGAGACCGGAACGGGAAGATTTTTAAGAAGATGTGAAGTTTTTAGCTGACCGCGTGAGAAATCGCGTGGCCCAGGCTTTGAATATCTTCGCCCATGCCGCGCGCAGTATTGCAGCCCGACAGCAAAGCGCTGCTGATAAGCATAAGTGAAAGGATTTTGGTAAGGCGTTTCATCATTCCTGCCCTGTTATGTTCAACGGCGTAGCATGATGCTACGCCGAAGCCGCGGACATTACTTCACGCGAGATACGTATTCGCCGGAGCGGGTATCCACTTTGATAACTTCACCGATCTGCACGAACAGCGGAACTTTAACCACTGCGCCAGTGCTCAGGGTAGCCGGTTTGCCGCCGGTACCTGCGGTGTCGCCTTTCAGACCTGGATCGGTTTCAACGATTTCCAGCTCAACAAAGTTCGGCGGAGTGACGGAGATAGGCTGGCCGTTCCACAGGGTCACGATGCATTCAGCCTGGTCCAGCAGCCATTTTGCGTTGTCGCCAATCGCTTTGGCGTCAGCGGAAAGCTGTTCGAAAGTTTCGTTGTTCATGAAGTGCCAGAACTCACCGTCGTTGTACAGGTAAGTCAGGTTCATATCGACAACGTCTGCGCCTTCGGCAGAGTCAGTAGATTTGAAAGTTTTTTCTACGCGAGTACCGGTCAGCAGGCGACGCAGCTTAACGCGCGCAAATGCCTGGCCTTTACCTGGTTTAACGAATTCGCTGGCTTCAACCGCGTAAGGTTCGCCGTCCAACATGATTTTAAGACCAGCACGAAAATCGTTGCTATAGTAAGTCGCCATAAGGCCCTCTGAAAATTGTTAACTGGTAGCTTAGCCACAAAATGGCGCATATTGTAACCCTAAATACCCCGTCCAGAGAAGATTGGTTAATGCAACTTGCCGATGTAATAACCGATCCGGACGAACTGTTACGTCTTTTAAAGATAGACACGGATGAAAATTTAACCGCAGGCCGTGAGGCAAAACGCCTGTTTCCTCTACGCGTACCGCGATCCTTCGCCGCGCGCATGCAGCCTGGCAATCCCAATGATCCGCTATTGCGCCAGGTGATCACCGCACCGCAGGAATTTATCGCCGCGCCGGGTTTCACCACCGATCCGCTGGAAGAGCAGAGTAGCGTGGTGCCTGGATTACTGCATAAATACCGTAATCGCGCCCTGCTGCTGGTGAAAGGCGGCTGCGCCGTGAACTGCCGCTACTGCTTCCGTCGCCACTTCCCCTACGCGGAAAATCAGGGCAACAAGCGTAACTGGCAAGGCGCGCTGGACTATATTGCAGCGCATCCGGAGCTGGATGAAATCATCTTTTCCGGCGGCGATCCGCTGATGGCGAAAGATCATGAGCTGGACTGGCTGCTGGAACAGCTGGAAGCCATTCCGCACATTAAACGCCTGCGTATTCACAGCCGCCTGCCGATTGTGATCCCGGCGCGCATCACTGATACGCTGGTCGCGCGTTTCGCCCGTTCATCTCTGCAAATTTTGCTGGTCAATCATATTAACCACGCCCAGGAGATCGGCGATGAGTTCCGCACGGCGATGGCCGCACTGCGGCAGGCGGGCGTCACTTTACTGAATCAAAGCGTGCTGCTACGTGGCGTGAATAATAATGCGCAAACGCTGGCGGAGTTGAGTAATGCGTTATTTGATGCGGGGGTGATGCCCTACTATCTGCATGTGCTGGATAAAGTTCAGGGAGCAGCGCACTTTATGGTGAGCGATGACGAAGCACGTTTGATTATGCGCGAGCTTCTGACGCTGGTTTCCGGCTATATGGTGCCGAAACTTGCCCGCGAGATTGGCGGCGAACCCAGTAAGACGCCGCTGGATCTGCAATTACGCCAGAGCTAAGCCGTAAATAATGACGAGCCTATGCAGGCTCGTCATTGCCGTTTGAAAATTGCCGTTTAAAACGTCTCCCAACCATCCTGTCCCGTAGTAGCAACAGCTTGTTTTGGTTGATGCATTTTCCCAACCGACTTTTTCACTTTCTCCAGTTGCTGTCCTGGCAAGCGGAACACATCAACCAGCTGTTGCAGTTTGCTGGCTTGCTCTTCCAGGCTACCGGCGGCGGCAGAAGACTCCTGTACCAGGGCGGCGTTCTGCTGCGTGGTGGTATCCATTTCCGACATCGCCTGGGCAATCTGCGAGATGCCACGGTTTTGCTCATCGGACGCGGCGGCGATCTCCTGCATTAAATCTTTAACCTGCTGCACGGAATGTACAATGCCGCTCATCGTTTCCCCCGCCAGATCGACCTGCCGGGAACCTTCTTCGACATAGTTAACCGACTCATGGATCAGGGCTTCAATCTCTTTGGCCGCCTGGGCACTGCGCTGCGCCAGGTTTCGCACTTCTCCTGCTACCACCGCAAAACCGCGCCCCTGCTCGCCCGCTCTGGCTGCTTCAACGGCTGCGTTAAGCGCCAGAATGTTGGTCTGAAACGCAATGCCATTAATCACAGAGGTGATTTCGGAAATGCGCTTCGAGCTTTCGATAATATCCTTCATGCGGTTCACCGCCACGCCAACAACGGTGCCGCCTTTTACCGCCGTATCTGCCGCTGTCGTAGCTAACTGGCTGGCCTGATGCGCGTTCTGCGCGTTCTGTTTCACCGTTGAACTCAGCTCTTCCATGCTCGCCGCCGTTTCCACCACGGCGGCCGATTGCTGCTCGGTACGTGCAGAGAGTTCATTGTTGCCGAGCGCAATCTCATTGGCGGCGGTATTCACCGAGCCAGAGGCGCTGCGCACCATGCTCAGTGATTCCGCGACCCGTTCAATCAGCAGATTGAATGCCCCAACGGCCCGGCCAATCTCGTCCAGACGCCCCGTTGGTAATGAATGGCTGAGATCCAGTTTTTCGCTGATGCTGACCATCCCGTCTTTCATCGCATTCAGACGACGTTTGATATTTAACACGGTGAATAAACCAAACAGTCCCAGAATAATCGTCGCCGCCAGTGTGGCAATCAGAGATAACGTCATCGCGCGAGAAATCAACGCACTATTATTACTGTTGGCCGCAGCCACCAACGAGGTGTTATAGGCAATTTGCTCGTCAAAATCATTGACTAATTGAGTAATATTACTCGCAACCAGTCCTCCAGAATGCATGGCTTTAACCACGCCATCACGATCGTTAGCATTTGATATTTTAAAATATTGATCCATTACCGCACGGAATTTTTCTAAATCACCTAACGTTTTATTCGACAAATCAAGATCATGTTGATCGGAAATAAGTTCCTTCAGGTAATGTTGATGCATGGCGTATAATTCATCATACATTTTTAACGCTTTTTGTTGGACTTCATTCATACCATCAGCGTCTTGCGTCAGGCCGTGTAGATAAAGCTGGCTACGGATGTTGGTGACCTTCAGCATCTCTTTGTTCATGGTGTCGAGGCTCGGCAAAATATTTGCCTGGAAATAATCTTGCGCGTTACTAATTTTTGATAGCGAAAAAACAGCGATAAGGTTTGTTCCAATTAAGCTTAAGATTAATAACGAAAATGCAAGCAACAACTTTTTTGTAATATTCATCGACTTTCCGACCCCCATCAAACCCATCAAAAGCACCCCGTTTTAAAATCCTTTTATTTTTACGTCCAGCCAACTATATCGACAATAAAACCGCATACTTTAGTGATCGCGGTATCTTCTCAGCAAAGAAACACGAAATAGTGTTTAACCTTAAGAAAACTTAATATTCAAGGTGGGTGAAATAACAAAAGTTATGAAAAAAGAATCAGGAGAAGAGGAATAAATAAAGGAGTGAAGCGATTAACGAACTCCCGCCAGCATGAGCGGGAGCCCGCAGCAACAACTTAGTTAGGGCATTTATAGACCTGCGCGTTCATTTCGCTGGCGGTCGGGACAAAACTGGATAAGAAACCCTGTGTCGGGCTGGAAACGTTATAAAGAACGTTGCCACCCATTGCAGCCGCCTGGTTGCGCAGCGCATTCGCCGCAGCGCGCATTGAGCCGCCCTCTTCGCCATGCTGGCCAGCGAGCCAGTTGCTCTGCGAGCCAGTGGCGGTACCAAGATACTGGCACTGCGCGCCCGGTTTATCTTCCACAAAGCGCACACCTTGCCCTGCAGTGCTTAGTTCACTGTTGCTGCTGCTGCAACCCGCTAACAGCAGCACGCCGCCCATAATCCCAGCCAAACGTTTTACGTACATGTTATTCCCCATAATCAATGAGCTGGACGCATGCCGCCCGTGTGTAAACCTTATACTAAAAAGATGACTAAAAGAAAAACATCCTCAGCATAAGCCGCACAAATCGCGGAAAATAGTGCCAGGAAAGCGTATTGCAACGATTAGGCTGGAGAGGGAACAACGTTCTGAGAGGCTGGCTGCGCTTCAACGCAGCCGCGCTGATTGAGGTGTAGGTTTCGCGTACGGCGTTCTGCCTGTTTTTTCACCGTCAGCTCTCATCGACTCAAACAGTACCCGGGGCTGAATACAACGTGTTAAGCGATTATATACCAACCGATAATTGGCAATGAAATAATATGCCGGGTAACGAAGAAAAGAATATCAAGCGTATCGTCTGAATCTGCAAACCGTAACACGTTAAAACCCTGGAGCTCATAATAATCTGATTAACTCCTCCGCCTGGGTAAATAACCACCAAAACCATTGACAATATATATTATATAGACAGTATGGTAACATCCAAAAAAATTCGTTGAACGGAATCGCAAATGAGACATTCATTAAAAGAAGATCACGAGCGCTATAATATCTTGTGGTAACAACAACCCTTAATTAACTCATTAATGCAGGATAACTAAAACCATAATAAGCATCGCCATGCAAGGTATGACTATGATATTTATCATTAATCACAAAATCCATTTCAGGCCTGCCGATGGCACTATCTGGAATAACGAAGTTGAAAGCGAAAAAAGCCATTTAACGCTGACTCGCGCCAGCAGTAGGTTGTTGACGTTTTTAATTGAGAATCAAGGAAAAATCTTAACGCGCAATGATATTTTGAAAGCAGTTTGGGGTAAATATGGCCAGCATTCGTCAAACAATACGCTAAATCAATATATTTCGCTGTTACGTAGAATGTTATCTAATTTTGGCTTAGGAGTTCAAGTTATTAAAACCATTCCTAAGACAGGATTTTTACTGAGTACGGATATACATATTGTTGCTAATAAAGAATTCGCCAATAGTGGGGTAAGGGCAGACGCACCGCTAATATGCAGAAACTGTAAAAAGTTAGGGTTATTGTTGCTACTGATAGTGCTTTTCATGCTATTTGCTGGCGTCTGGCAGAGCCGCACAGGTATTTGCAATTTTTCCACAGGTCTTCAGCCTGGCGCGAGCTGGCACCAGAACGTGCAGACGCCTGCAGAGTTAGTGTTACTGGTATAGTTTCATGCACATTCATGAGCAAAGCAGAAAGCAAAAAAAAGAGCGGGCAATGCCCGCTCTTTTTCGTTGAACCCGCGACAGGTCGCCCTGCTCGCGCGTCAGGCAGCAATTACATCATGCCGCCCATACCGCCCATGCCGCCCATACCGCCAGCCGCACCTAAATCAGGCGCATCGCTTTTCGGCAGGTCGGTTACCATGCATTCGGTAGTGATCATCAGGCCAGCAACGGACGCCGCATACTGCAGAGCAGAACGGGTCACTTTGGTCGGATCCAGGATACCCATGTCGATCATGTTGCCGTACTCTTCGGTCGCAGCGTTGTAACCGTAGTTGCCGTCGCCAGCTTTAACGGTGTTCGCCACTACAGACGGTTCTTCACCGCAGTTCAGCACGATCTGACGCAGCGGTGCTTCCATTGCGCGCAGCGCAACTTTGATACCGACGTTCTGGTCTTCGTTCTGGCCTTTCAGATCGGCAATTTTGCTTGCTACACGGATGAGCGCAACGCCGCCACCAGCAACCACGCCTTCTTCAACGGCAGCACGGGTCGCGTGCAGCGCATCTTCAACGCGTGCTTTTTTCTCTTTCATTTCAACTTCAGTTGCTGCGCCAACTTTGATAACGGCAACGCCGCCAGCCAGTTTAGCTACGCGTTCCTGCAGTTTTTCACGGTCGTAATCGGAAGTCGCTTCTTCGATCTGCTGACGAATCTGGGTTACGCGACCCTGAATTGCAGCTTCTTCACCCACGCCATCGATGATGGTAGTGGTGTCTTTGTTGATCACAACGCGTTTAGCCTGACCCAGATCTTCCAGGGTCGCTTTTTCCAGTTCCATACCGATTTCTTCAGAAATCACGGTACCACCGGTCAGGGTTGCAATGTCCTGCAGCATAGCTTTACGACGATCGCCGAAGCCCGGCGCTTTAACTGCAGCAACTTTCACGATGCCGCGCATGGTGTTAACCACCAGCGTTGCCAGCGCTTCGCCTTCAACGTCTTCAGCGATGATTACCAGCGGTTTGCCTGCTTTCGCAACGGCTTCCAGAACCGGCAGCATTTCGCGGATGTTGGAGACTTTTTTATCAGCCAGCAGGATGAACGGGCTTTCCAGTTCTACGGCACCAGTTTCCGGCTTGTTGATGAAGTAAGGAGACAGGTAACCGCGGTCGAACTGCATACCTTCAACCACGTCCAGTTCGTCCTGCAGGCCAGTACCGTCTTCAACGGTGATCACGCCTTCTTTACCCACTTTATCCATCGCTTCCGCAATCAGTTTACCCACGGTTTCGTCGGAGTTTGCGGAGATAGTACCTACCTGAGCGATAGCTTTAGAGTCAGAGCACGGTACGGACAGTGCTTTCAGCTCGTCAACCGCAGCAGCAACAGCTTTATCGATACCACGTTTCAGATCCATCGGGTTCATGCCCGCAGCAACGGCTTTCAGACCTTCAGTGATGATTGCCTGCGCCAGAACGGTTGCAGTGGTGGTACCGTCGCCCGCAGCGTCGTTCGCTTTGGAGGCCACTTCTTTCACCATCTGCGCGCCCATGTTTTCGAACTTGTCTTCCAGTTCGATTTCACGTGCTACGGAAACACCATCTTTGGTGATGGTCGGTGCACCGAAAGATTTATCCAGAACCACATTACGGCCTTTCGGGCCGAGGGTAACTTTCACTGCATCTGCCAGAACGTTTACGCCGCGCAGCATTTTTACACGGGCGTCGTTACCGAATTTTACGTCTTTAGCTGCCATTTTCTCTTTCCTTAAATTCGTTCAGGTTCGCGCGCGTTGTTACGCTTCAACAATTGCCAGGATGTCACTTTCGGACATGATCAGCACTTCTTCGTTGTCGATTTTTTCAGTTTTCACACCGTAACCTTCGTTGAAAATCACGGTATCGCCCACTTTCACGTCCAGTGGTTGAACAGTACCGTTTTCCAGGATGCGGCCCTTACCGACAGCGATGATTTCGCCACGAGTTGATTTACCTGCAGCAGAACCGGTCAGAACGATGCCGCCAGCAGATTTGGATTCAACTTCTTTACGTTTGACGATCACACGATCATGTAACGGACGAATACTCATTGATAGCTCTCCTTTGAGAAAGTCTTTATCAGTTATGGATGGCGCCGGGCCGCAAACGGTTCTCCGGCTGGTGACCTGAGAGATGGGGTTAGCTGTTTCACCCTTCAAGGGGGAACAACAAAAAAAATTTATGAAATCTGACTCACCCGCTAAACCAGGCTGATTCCCACCCTTGCTGGCAGGCGCTGGCGCAGCCATAAGTAAAACCGATTGTGATAACATCGGCGCAACCGACATTCGACAGACGAAGACAATGAGTGGATTAAAACAGGAGCTGGGGCTGGCGCAGGGCATTGGATTGTTATCAACGTCTTTACTCGGCACCGGCGTATTCGCCGTACCCGCGCTGGCAGCGCTGGCCGCTGGCAACAGCAGCCTGTGGGCATGGCCAGTGCTCATTTTACTGGTGTTTCCGGTAGCGATTGTGTTTGCGGCGCTTGGCCGTCATTTCCCCAGCGCGGGCGGCGTCGCCCACTTTGTCGGTCTGGCGTTCGGCCCACGGCTTGAGCGGGTTACCGGCTGGCTGTTTCTCTCGGTGATCCCGGTCGGTCTGCCGGCAGCCCTGCATATTGCGGCGGGCTTCTGGCAAGGCATGTTTGGCTGGCAAGGGCCGCTATTACTGATGGCTGAACTTGGCACGCTGGCGCTGATCTGGTTTATCGGTACGCGCGGCGCAGGTTCCAGCGCCAATTTACAGTCGCTTATCGCCGGGCTGATTGTGGCGTTAATCGTCGCTATCTGGTGGCGTGGCGGCATCACTTTCCGCGACATTCCTTTCCCGCCTCTGCCGCAAGTGTCGGTTTCCGCCATGTCGGCATCGCTGGCGGTAATGTTCTGGTGTTTTGTCGGCCTGGAGGCTTTCGCCCATCTGGCTTCGGAATTCAAAAACCCGGAGCGGGATTTCCCGCGTGCGCTGATGATTGGCCTGCTGCTGGCGGGTTCAGTCTACTGGGCCTGTACCGTGGTGGTGCTGCACTTTGATGTCTGGCGCACCCTTGGCGCAGCAGCATCGCTTCCGGCGATCGTCGTTGAACTGTTCGGTAAACAGGCGTTGTGGATAGCCTGCATTATTGGCTATCTGGCCTGCTTCGCCAGCCTGAACATTTATATCCAGAGCTTCGCCCGGCTGGTGTGGTCGCAGGCGGCATATAAACCCGAGAGCGCGCTGGCAAAGCTCTCTAAACGCCAGTTGCCAGTGAATGCGCTCAACGCCGTGCTGTTCTGCTGCATGGTGTGCACCATCGCCATCTACG
The Kosakonia oryzae genome window above contains:
- the ecnB gene encoding lipoprotein toxin entericidin B produces the protein MVKKTIAAIFSVLVLSSVLTACNTTRGVGQDISEGGSAISGAASKAQQ
- a CDS encoding helix-turn-helix transcriptional regulator; amino-acid sequence: MFKILVIDRCYFTRVGVESWLNQPDLFPASFLVTGLHNLMLAKEHIVQWQPDLVIADLHGFKNEIHHIQQLASLFSVCSDANQVLLLESGTDAQLSGFYAQFKICATLQKTEPLEKLAQVIDDIVLARPTRSIPQMATPLLTKQEEKVLTLWMEGKSNQSIAARLSINGKTVYTYKRNIRMKLGMGNRFTPFLSLPENSN
- a CDS encoding co-chaperone GroES — translated: MSIRPLHDRVIVKRKEVESKSAGGIVLTGSAAGKSTRGEIIAVGKGRILENGTVQPLDVKVGDTVIFNEGYGVKTEKIDNEEVLIMSESDILAIVEA
- the groL gene encoding chaperonin GroEL (60 kDa chaperone family; promotes refolding of misfolded polypeptides especially under stressful conditions; forms two stacked rings of heptamers to form a barrel-shaped 14mer; ends can be capped by GroES; misfolded proteins enter the barrel where they are refolded when GroES binds) produces the protein MAAKDVKFGNDARVKMLRGVNVLADAVKVTLGPKGRNVVLDKSFGAPTITKDGVSVAREIELEDKFENMGAQMVKEVASKANDAAGDGTTTATVLAQAIITEGLKAVAAGMNPMDLKRGIDKAVAAAVDELKALSVPCSDSKAIAQVGTISANSDETVGKLIAEAMDKVGKEGVITVEDGTGLQDELDVVEGMQFDRGYLSPYFINKPETGAVELESPFILLADKKVSNIREMLPVLEAVAKAGKPLVIIAEDVEGEALATLVVNTMRGIVKVAAVKAPGFGDRRKAMLQDIATLTGGTVISEEIGMELEKATLEDLGQAKRVVINKDTTTIIDGVGEEAAIQGRVTQIRQQIEEATSDYDREKLQERVAKLAGGVAVIKVGAATEVEMKEKKARVEDALHATRAAVEEGVVAGGGVALIRVASKIADLKGQNEDQNVGIKVALRAMEAPLRQIVLNCGEEPSVVANTVKAGDGNYGYNAATEEYGNMIDMGILDPTKVTRSALQYAASVAGLMITTECMVTDLPKSDAPDLGAAGGMGGMGGMGGMM
- a CDS encoding methyl-accepting chemotaxis protein — protein: MPSLDTMNKEMLKVTNIRSQLYLHGLTQDADGMNEVQQKALKMYDELYAMHQHYLKELISDQHDLDLSNKTLGDLEKFRAVMDQYFKISNANDRDGVVKAMHSGGLVASNITQLVNDFDEQIAYNTSLVAAANSNNSALISRAMTLSLIATLAATIILGLFGLFTVLNIKRRLNAMKDGMVSISEKLDLSHSLPTGRLDEIGRAVGAFNLLIERVAESLSMVRSASGSVNTAANEIALGNNELSARTEQQSAAVVETAASMEELSSTVKQNAQNAHQASQLATTAADTAVKGGTVVGVAVNRMKDIIESSKRISEITSVINGIAFQTNILALNAAVEAARAGEQGRGFAVVAGEVRNLAQRSAQAAKEIEALIHESVNYVEEGSRQVDLAGETMSGIVHSVQQVKDLMQEIAAASDEQNRGISQIAQAMSEMDTTTQQNAALVQESSAAAGSLEEQASKLQQLVDVFRLPGQQLEKVKKSVGKMHQPKQAVATTGQDGWETF
- a CDS encoding winged helix-turn-helix domain-containing protein, with product MIFIINHKIHFRPADGTIWNNEVESEKSHLTLTRASSRLLTFLIENQGKILTRNDILKAVWGKYGQHSSNNTLNQYISLLRRMLSNFGLGVQVIKTIPKTGFLLSTDIHIVANKEFANSGVRADAPLICRNCKKLGLLLLLIVLFMLFAGVWQSRTGICNFSTGLQPGASWHQNVQTPAELVLLV
- the yjeH gene encoding L-methionine/branched-chain amino acid transporter; amino-acid sequence: MSGLKQELGLAQGIGLLSTSLLGTGVFAVPALAALAAGNSSLWAWPVLILLVFPVAIVFAALGRHFPSAGGVAHFVGLAFGPRLERVTGWLFLSVIPVGLPAALHIAAGFWQGMFGWQGPLLLMAELGTLALIWFIGTRGAGSSANLQSLIAGLIVALIVAIWWRGGITFRDIPFPPLPQVSVSAMSASLAVMFWCFVGLEAFAHLASEFKNPERDFPRALMIGLLLAGSVYWACTVVVLHFDVWRTLGAAASLPAIVVELFGKQALWIACIIGYLACFASLNIYIQSFARLVWSQAAYKPESALAKLSKRQLPVNALNAVLFCCMVCTIAIYAFSINLDTLIIYANGIFIMIYLLCMLAGCRLLKGRYKALAIVGSALCLLLLVIPGWKSLYAVIMLAVLWLLLPKRRTTTIRSIQP
- a CDS encoding entericidin A/B family lipoprotein, whose protein sequence is MKRLTKILSLMLISSALLSGCNTARGMGEDIQSLGHAISHAVS
- a CDS encoding DUF4156 domain-containing protein; this translates as MYVKRLAGIMGGVLLLAGCSSSNSELSTAGQGVRFVEDKPGAQCQYLGTATGSQSNWLAGQHGEEGGSMRAAANALRNQAAAMGGNVLYNVSSPTQGFLSSFVPTASEMNAQVYKCPN
- the efp gene encoding elongation factor P; translated protein: MATYYSNDFRAGLKIMLDGEPYAVEASEFVKPGKGQAFARVKLRRLLTGTRVEKTFKSTDSAEGADVVDMNLTYLYNDGEFWHFMNNETFEQLSADAKAIGDNAKWLLDQAECIVTLWNGQPISVTPPNFVELEIVETDPGLKGDTAGTGGKPATLSTGAVVKVPLFVQIGEVIKVDTRSGEYVSRVK
- the epmB gene encoding EF-P beta-lysylation protein EpmB, encoding MAHIVTLNTPSREDWLMQLADVITDPDELLRLLKIDTDENLTAGREAKRLFPLRVPRSFAARMQPGNPNDPLLRQVITAPQEFIAAPGFTTDPLEEQSSVVPGLLHKYRNRALLLVKGGCAVNCRYCFRRHFPYAENQGNKRNWQGALDYIAAHPELDEIIFSGGDPLMAKDHELDWLLEQLEAIPHIKRLRIHSRLPIVIPARITDTLVARFARSSLQILLVNHINHAQEIGDEFRTAMAALRQAGVTLLNQSVLLRGVNNNAQTLAELSNALFDAGVMPYYLHVLDKVQGAAHFMVSDDEARLIMRELLTLVSGYMVPKLAREIGGEPSKTPLDLQLRQS